One window of Candidatus Mycobacterium wuenschmannii genomic DNA carries:
- a CDS encoding class I SAM-dependent methyltransferase gives MRTEDDNWDITTSVGSTALFVATARALEAQKPDPLAVDAFAGIFCHAVGGSAADVLDGKDPEHQLKTADFGENFVNFQGARTKFFDNYFLQAAEAGVRQVVILAAGLDSRAYRLPWPDGTTIFELDQPQVLDFKREVLAKEGATPNADRREIAIDLREDWPQALRDSGFDASQPSAWIAEGLLIYLPAAAQEQLFTGIDALASSGSHVAVEDGAPMPAEAFDAAVAAERAAQAEGDERLFFQLIYNERHAPAEDWFDEHGWNAVATPLGDYLTEVGRPVPAPDTEAGPMIARNTLVRAVKR, from the coding sequence GGCCACCGCCCGAGCGTTGGAGGCGCAGAAACCCGATCCGCTCGCGGTCGATGCGTTCGCCGGGATTTTCTGTCACGCGGTCGGTGGTTCCGCCGCCGACGTGCTCGACGGCAAGGACCCCGAGCATCAACTGAAGACCGCGGACTTCGGCGAGAATTTCGTCAACTTCCAGGGCGCCCGCACCAAATTCTTCGACAACTATTTCCTGCAGGCTGCCGAAGCCGGCGTCCGGCAGGTGGTGATCCTGGCCGCGGGCCTGGACTCGCGGGCCTACCGATTGCCCTGGCCGGACGGGACGACGATCTTCGAACTCGACCAGCCTCAGGTTCTCGACTTCAAGCGCGAAGTGCTCGCCAAGGAGGGCGCCACCCCCAACGCTGATCGGCGCGAGATCGCCATCGACCTGCGTGAGGATTGGCCGCAGGCATTGCGTGACAGCGGTTTCGACGCGTCACAGCCGTCGGCGTGGATCGCCGAGGGCTTGTTGATCTATCTACCGGCGGCCGCCCAGGAACAGCTGTTCACTGGCATCGACGCGTTGGCGAGTTCGGGCAGTCACGTCGCGGTCGAGGACGGTGCGCCGATGCCGGCCGAGGCGTTCGATGCGGCTGTCGCGGCGGAGCGCGCCGCGCAGGCCGAGGGGGATGAGCGGCTGTTCTTCCAGCTGATCTACAACGAGCGGCACGCCCCCGCCGAGGACTGGTTCGACGAGCACGGCTGGAACGCGGTCGCGACTCCGCTGGGCGATTACCTGACCGAGGTGGGTCGGCCGGTGCCCGCGCCCGATACCGAGGCCGGACCGATGATCGCCCGCAACACTTTGGTCAGGGCCGTGAAGAGATGA